AACCTGGAAGTTACTGTAGAAAAGAAAGGAAACAGATTAGAACCAATGGCAGTTAATATTATGCAATAAGCATGGATAAAGTTTCAGCTATTTGGAGAACGGAGCTCTGGCATCCTTTGTCAGTCCATTATCCAATAGCATTTTTGATATTAAGCACCATTCTTGGTATTTTAATCTTCATTCTTGGTAATAGACATAATTTTGAAACTCGCCTGAGATTTACGATGTCATTACTTTTATGGAGCGGCACATTACTTTTGTGGCTTGCGTTTTATACAGGCAAGTTGGCTTACAGCGTAGAAGTTAGAAGAATTTGTGATCCGTTCGTACTAAAGAATCATCTCTATTGGGCAAACGTCACCAGCTTTGTTTTTTCTGCTGCAACAATCACAGATGTTCTTCAAAAAATTGCAGCTATTAAAATAAATAAATTGCTTGTGCTTGTTACAGTTATTTTAATGATTGCCGGATCAATTTGTCTCGGTTATACCGGCCATCTTGGAGCATCATTGGTTTATGAGCAGGGTGCGGGAGTTCATCAGCCAGCTTCAGATTGCAGTGACTATAAATAATCTATGGAAATTTCAGACAACAAAATTATAATACCAAATAGAGGTTTAAGAACTACTTTAATAGGCATCATAGTAAGTGGCATCCTTGCAATCATTAAGGCTTTGGGCGGTGTCTTCGGACATTCGTACGCTTTAATAGCCGATGCTATCGAATCCACTGCGGATATTTTTACATCCAGTATGCTATGGCTGGGACTAAAGTGGTCTGCTAAACCGGCAGATAAGGAACATCCTTATGGGCATGGTAAAGCAGAGGCACTAACAGCGATTGGAATAGCCCTTGCTTTAACTATTGCAGCCTTTATTATAGCTAAAGAAAGTATTCACAATATTATAACTCCTCATAAAGTTCCTGAAGCATATACCCTGATCATTCTTGTTGTCGTGATCGCAACCAAAGAGCTGTTATATAGATATGTTTTAAAGACAGGATTGGAAATCAACAGTGGAGCAGTAAAAGCAGATGCATTTCATCATCGGAGTGATGCCATAACTTCTGCCGCAGCCTTTATAGGAATTACCATTGGTTTAATTGGCGGTAAGGGCTACGAAGTAGCGGATGATTGGGCGGCGTTATTTGCCTCTTTAATTATTGTGATCAATGCTTATAAAATTTGCAGGCCCGCTATCGGTGAATTGCTTGATGAAGACCTTGAACCTGAACTAAATCAAAAAGTCAAACAACTGGCTGCTGAAATTCAAGACGTAATCCTCGTTGAAAAATGTCATACCCGAAAAATGGGTGTTATGAACCATGCAGACCTTCATATATGGGTAGACAAAAATCTGACGGTAGAACAGGGACATGATATAGCCCATAAAGTGAAGAACCATGTGCAAAAAAGCCTTCCCCAGTTTATAGATGTAATGATCCATGTGGAACCGGCAAAACACATTTTTAACTTGTATTTATAATCAAACCAAAATTACTATCTTTGCAAGATTCATGAAGTTTACAGCTTCCATATTGACTATCGTTATTTTAGCAATGCATTTTTTGCCTTGCTCCGATGCTTTTGCCATGAACAAAAGTAGCCGATATGACTCTGTACAAAAATCTGCCGACAATGATACACATAAGGATATTGATGAGTGTACCCCTTTTTGCTCTTGCGCCTGCTGCGCTATCCCATCTGTAACGCAAGCTCAAATCGCAATAAAAGTTCATGTGCCGGACTATTCAAATACATATAGGCCACATATACCCGGCGATTTTATCGATGTTAGCCTTCCTATCTGGCAACCTCCTCAATTAGGTTAAGTACTTCTTTCTTTATTTAAATCTATGACTGCGAAACGCAGCTCATAGTTCAAGTACATGTATTGCTTTACCCAATACAAATGCCTACACAGATTAAAAAAAGCAGAAAAAAGAAAAGAAAAATTTCTACTGTCCAAATTGTCCGGTTGATAATCTATTATCTGCTGGCTGCAATTCTGGGAGCTGCAGTCTTTATGCGTCTATGGCATTACTATTCATTTCACTATAAGTAAATAAGAAATGCTTAATAAAATCATTCATTTTTCTATTCATAATAAATTGGTAATTGGCTTATTCACCCTGGCGCTCATCGCGTGGGGCTTGTATTCGCTTAAGCAATTGCCAATTGATGCTGTACCCGATATTACAAATAACCAGGTACAGGTTATTACTTTAAGCCCTTCTTTAGCGACACAGGAAGTAGAGCGTTTAATCACATTCCCGGTAGAACAGACGATGTCCACCATTCCCGAAATAGAGCAAGTACGCTCTATTTCCAGATTTGGCCTTTCAGTAGTCACCATTGTTTTTCATGATAATGTTGATATATACTGGGCAAGGCAACAGGTCAATGAAAAGCTGTCCGAAGCCAAAAATAATATTCCTCCCGGTATTGGAAACCCCGAAATTTCTCCTATTTCTACAGGCTTAGGTGAGATCTATCAATACGTTATCCATGCAAAGCCTGGCTATGAGAAAAAGTATGATGCGATGGAATTACGCAGCATACAGGATTGGATCGTTCGAAGGCAACTTTTGGGAACTCCCGGAATTGCCGAAGTAAACAGCTTTGGCGGCTTACTTAAACAATATGAGATTGCCATAGACCCGGATAAATTAAACAGTTATGACCTGAGCATCAGTGATGTATTTAATTCATTAGAAAGAAATAACCAAAATACAGGTGGTGCTTACATCGATAAAAAGCCCAACGCTTATTTCATTCGAAGCGAGGGCTTGGTAGGCTCATTAGAAGATATCAATAAAATTGTAGTAAAAAACACACCTGACGGACTTCCCATTTTAGTAAGAGATATTGCCAATGTCCATATAGGAAATTCAATTCGTTATGGCGCACTAGTTCGTAACGGAGAAGGAGAAGCTGTAGGTGGCATTGTGATGATGTTGAAAGGAGCCAATGCTAATAATGTAGTTGGACAGGTAAAAGATAAAATTGAGCGTATCAATAAAACACTGCCTGAAGGTGTGGTTGTAGAACCATTTCTTGATCGTAGTGAGCTGGTAGATAGAGCAATGGGGACTGTTGCGAAAAACCTCATAGAGGGAGCTCTTATCGTAATTTTTGTGCTGGTGCTTTTCCTGGGTAATTTCAGAGCCGGGATTGTTGTTGCTTCGGTCATTCCATTGGCAATGCTATTTGCTATTGCACTGATGAAAGTATTTGGAGTATCCGGCAACCTAATGAGTTTGGGCGCAATTGATTTTGGTTTAATAGTCGATGGCGCAGTCATAATTGTGGAAGCCACTATGCATCTCTTGGGTACAAATAGAGCCGGCCTACCACTCACACAGGCACAGATGGATCAACAGGTGGAAAAGTCTGCAACAAGAATGATGAGTGCAGCGGCTTTCGGACAGATAATTATTTTAATCGTGTACCTGCCGATTTTAGCTTTAGTAGGCATTGAAGGTAAAATGTTTGGCCCGATGGCACAAACAGTATCCTTTGCCATATTGGGCGCATTCTTACTATCATTAACTTATGTACCCATGATGTCTTCGCTGTTGCTCAGTAAAAAGATTTCTCACAAAAAGAACTTTTCTGATCGGATGATGGATTTTTTTCAGCGATACTATAGCCCAATGATTAATGGCGCACTTCGTAATCGCCTCTTAGTTGTAGGATCATCTGTTATAATTTTAATTGTAAGTATTGTTTTATTTATGAGAATGGGGGGAGAATTTATCCCGACGCTGGAAGAAGGGGATTTCGCTGTTGAAACTCGGTTATTGACAGGAAGTTCATTAAGCCAGTCAATAGATAAAATAAATCAGGCATCTGGTATCCTGATGAAAAAATTTCCGGAGGTAAAAGAAGTAATTGGCAAAATAGGAGCAGCAGAAATTCCTACAGATCCAATGCCTATGGAAGCAACCGATCTCACCATTATTCTTAAAGATAAAGATGAATGGGTAAGTGCAAAATCAAGGGAAGAACTAGCAGAAAAAATGGCAGCTGAACTGGAAAATGTAACGGGAGTAACTTTTGGTTTTTCTCAGCCTATACAACTTCGCTCGAATGAACTGATTTCGGG
The window above is part of the Arcticibacter tournemirensis genome. Proteins encoded here:
- a CDS encoding DUF2231 domain-containing protein; translated protein: MDKVSAIWRTELWHPLSVHYPIAFLILSTILGILIFILGNRHNFETRLRFTMSLLLWSGTLLLWLAFYTGKLAYSVEVRRICDPFVLKNHLYWANVTSFVFSAATITDVLQKIAAIKINKLLVLVTVILMIAGSICLGYTGHLGASLVYEQGAGVHQPASDCSDYK
- a CDS encoding cation diffusion facilitator family transporter; translated protein: MEISDNKIIIPNRGLRTTLIGIIVSGILAIIKALGGVFGHSYALIADAIESTADIFTSSMLWLGLKWSAKPADKEHPYGHGKAEALTAIGIALALTIAAFIIAKESIHNIITPHKVPEAYTLIILVVVIATKELLYRYVLKTGLEINSGAVKADAFHHRSDAITSAAAFIGITIGLIGGKGYEVADDWAALFASLIIVINAYKICRPAIGELLDEDLEPELNQKVKQLAAEIQDVILVEKCHTRKMGVMNHADLHIWVDKNLTVEQGHDIAHKVKNHVQKSLPQFIDVMIHVEPAKHIFNLYL
- a CDS encoding DUF6660 family protein encodes the protein MKFTASILTIVILAMHFLPCSDAFAMNKSSRYDSVQKSADNDTHKDIDECTPFCSCACCAIPSVTQAQIAIKVHVPDYSNTYRPHIPGDFIDVSLPIWQPPQLG